The genomic region AACATCGACGCTGAGCTGATCGGCAACACGGGAGCTCTCTCCCGGACCGAGGAGAAGCTGGTCGAGCTCTCGAACGGCTGCATCTGCTGCACCTTGCGGGAGGATTTGATGATCGAGGTTCGGAAGCTTGCCTCCGAAGGGCGGTTCGATTCGATCTTGATCGAGAGCACGGGGATTTCCGAGCCGATGCCGGTCGCTGCCACCTTCGCGTTCCGCGATGCCGAGGGGCGCAGCCTCGCCGACGTTGCGCGTCTGGACACGATGGTCACCGTCGTCGATGCCGCCGCTTTCCTGCGCGACTTCGGTTCGACCGCGAGCCTCGCGGATCGAGGGCAGGTGGCTGGACAGGATGATCGTCGCATGCTGGTCGACCTGCTCGTCGAGCAGGTGGAGTTCGCCGACGTGATCGTCGTCAACAAGGTGGATCTTGTTAGCGAGGCCGAACGCGAGCGGCTCGTCGCTCTCCTCCGCACGTTCAATCCCGGTGCGGAGATCGTCAGTGCTGTGCATGGCGCAGTCCCGCTCGGGCTCGTGCTTGAGACCGGGCGGTTCGACTTCGCCCGGGCGCAGCGGGCGGCCGGTTGGTCGCAGGCGCTCGCAGGGCACCATCTGCCGGAGAGCGAGGAGTTCGGCATCCGAAGCTTCGTTTACCGAGCGCGTCGGCCCTTTCACCCGGCACGCTTTAAGGCGTTCATCGAGGGGCCGCTGCCTGGCGTGATTCGTGCCAAGGGATTTTTCTGGCTCGCCACGCGCATGCCTTGGGCGGGAACCTGGCAGTTGGCGGGAGCGATCGGGCGGCACGAGGCCGCCGGCTTCTGGTGGGCTGCCGTCGAGCCCGATCGCTGGCCGGATGACCCTGACTGGCGTGCGGGCATCAAGACGCTCTGGGACAAGCGCTACGGCGATCGCCGCCAGGAGCTCGTCTTCATCGGTATCGACATGGATGAGGTGGCGATCCGCGACGCTTTGGACGCTTGTCTCATCGACGAGGCGCTGTTCGCGCGCGGACCGCGCGCCTGGGCCTCCTTGCCCGATCCTTTCCCTGTGTGGCGGCAGAACTGAGCGCCAGAGCGGCTGCTGTATCGATGTTCCCGGCGATGGACGCTGTTCGTCGTCTGGTCGCCTCGGCGGCGTCAATGCCCTGAGCGCCGCATAGCGCGGGCGAGGACAGCGACGGGGATCAGCCCGGCAGCGACGATCAGGAGCGCAGCCGTAGAAGCCTGGGCGAGCTTCTCGTCGGAGGCGAGGTTGTAGACTCGAACGGCAAGCGTATCGAAGTCGAATGGGCGGACGATCAGCGTCGCCGGAAGCTCCTTCATCGTATCGACGAACACGAGGAGGGCCGCCGAAAGAAGGCTGCCGCGGAGCAGTGGCAGGTGCACAGTGGCGAGGCTGCCGGCCGGGCTGCGCCCAAGCACCCGGGCAGCGTCCTCGATCGATGGCCGGATCCGTTCCAGACCAGCCTCGACAGAGGACAGTGCGACGGCGAGGAAACGCACGACGTAAGCGAACACCAGAGCCGCGATCGTGCCCGAGAGGAGGAGCCCTGTTGAGACCCCGAAGCGCGCCCGCATCCAGCCATCGAGCGCGTTGTCGAACAGCCCGAACGGCACGAGCACGCCGACCGCGATCACCGATCCCGGGATGGCATAGCCGAGAGAAGCGACCGTGGTGGCCCCCCGTATCAACGGCGAGGGGAAGAGCCGCGCGCCGTAGGCGATCACCACCGCAACCGTGACTGCGCACAGCGCGGCAAGTCCGGCGAGCAGGAAGCTGTTGCGCGCAAACGGCAGCACCAGCGCACCATCGTCGCCAGCGCTCCAGCCGAGAAAGGCGAGACGGGCGGCTGGTATGACGAAGCCGAGCAGTACTGGCAGGGTGCACGCGACAATCGCGAGGAGGGCCGAGGCGCCGCCGAGCGGCTGTGGAACAAGTGCTTGGTGCTTGGAACTCGTGTTGAAGAAGCGACGCGGACCGCGGACGAGCCGCTCGGACAGCAACAGGAGTGCAACGATACCCATAAGGCAGGCGGCGAGCTGCTGCGCCGCTGTTCGATCGGCCATGTGGAACCAAGCTTGATAGATGCCGGTTGTGAACGTGCGCACCGCAAAGTGCCCGACCGTTCCAAAGTCTGCCAGCGCCTCCATCACCGCGAGCCCTGCCCCTGCCGCGATCGCCGGGCGTGCCAGCGGCAAGGCGACACGCCAGATCATCCCGCGTTTCGAACAGCCGAGCGTTCTCGCGACCTCCGCGAGACAGATCGACTGCTCCAGGAAGGCTGCGCGACACAAGAGGTAGACGTACGGGTAGAGCACCAGCCCGAACATCACCACTGCGCCCTCGATCGATCGGATCTGGGGAAACCAATACTCGCCGAACCGCAGGCCGAAGCTTTCGCGGATCCAGCCCTGGACAGGCCCCGTCACGTCGAGGAGGTCGGTATAGACATAGCCGATGAGGTAGGCCGGCATGGCCAGAGGCAGAAGCAGAGCAACCTCGAAGAGCCTCCGCCCGGGGAAGGCGTGCATCGTCACGAGCCATGCCGTGCTTGCCCCGATCGCGGTCGAGATCAACGCCGTGCCGGCGGCGAGCAGGACCGAGTTCGCGACCAGCTCGGCGAGCACCGTCTCCGCGAGGTGGCGCCAGACCGGGCCCGCAGGAGCAGCAGCGCCGACCAGCACGGCCATGATCGGTGCGGCGACAGCAGCCGCTGTGATGAGGGCGGCAACCGTCCAGGCGGAGGGCAGGGCAAGCCACCCGGGCGGCGACGCATCGAGGAGTCCTGCTCTCGTACTCACGGTATCCTGGGCAAGATGAGAATGCTTCGCATTCGCGTAAGAATGCCAGGAAGAAATAGTCCGCGCCAGAGGGCGAACGCCGCCTGTTGCGAACCCTCAGCCAGCGGCGCCGCGTGCCTGCCAGTCGGCAAGCGAGATGCGCGGCATCTCGAGCCGATCGGTTGTGCGCACATAGCCGCCGGCGCCGTGCATGCGACCAATCAGGCCGAGCCTCGGCGTGTCGATGTAACACCGCGACGCGTCGAGCACGCAGGCATCGTCGATCTGGAATGCGAGCACCTCACCAAGCACGACGGCGCGGCCGGCGGCAAGGTCGACGAGCTGCAGAAGCCGACACTCCAGCGCCACGGGGCTCTCGGCGATACGGGGCGGAGCGACATGCGTGCTGGGCAGGGGTGTCAGCCCCGCCTCGACGAGCTCATTGACACCCGGTGGGAAGTCGATCGCGGTCACGTTCATCGCTCGTGCGGCTTTTTCCGGCACAAGGTTGACCACGAACTCGCCGGAGCGGCGGATATTCTCACCGGTATCCTTGAGGCCGGGCTTCTTCGGCCCGATCCCGATGCACACAACGGGCGGCGAGCCGCAGACAGCGTTAAAGAAACTGTATGGCGCCGCGTTCGGCACGCCTTCGGCGTCGAGCGTCGTCACCCAGGCGATCGGCCGCGGCACGACCGTTGACACGAGCAGTTTGTAGGTGCTCTCGGGCGAAAGTGCGGCACAATCGAACAGCATCGTACCCCCTCTGATCGTCGCGGTGTCGCCTGCGGCCCTCCGCTTGAACACGCGCGCCGCGGGTTTTAGCGGAGAGCGGAGCGACGGCAACCACCGAGCGCTTCCTTCACGTTCACGACGAATTAAAGGGATCCGCGTAACACAGCGGGGCCAAGGTCCGGTTCTGCCCGGAGGTTGCTCGGATGAAGCTGGTGATCAACCTTCCCCTCCGCCTGAAGCTCGGGCTTCTCGCAGTCATCCCGCTCCTCTTTCTCGCTGTGCTCGTCTGGAGCGTGCTTGACAAAGTCGCGGGGATTGAGACGGCGCGGGGAGACGAGACGCGTGCCCTCGCGGCCGAGCGGCGTGTCCGGGATATCGCAGTGGCTGCAGCGTCGCTCCAGGCGTTGAACCGCGCTTTGTTCTCGGCGCAGACGGCATCACAGATCGACGAGATCAGAGGGGCGGTGGTGCGCGTGCGGGATACCGCACTTGCCGAGCTGGACCAGATCGCGGAAGGTCGCGAACAGCCGACAGCCGCAACGATCGCTGCCTACCAGGAGAGTTTGCAAAGGCTCAGCGAGGCGGTTCTGCGCGCGGCCGAGCTTCGCACCCAGCTGATCGCCAAACGCGACGAAGCATTCTTCCCCTCGGCGCAAACCTTCGAACTGCGCTACGAGGCTGCTTACGCAGGTCTCGAGCTCGAGGGCCTCGAGCCGCGGACACAGGAGGAACTGCGCGGGCGTCTCGCCGCGGTGGGCACAGGAGCCGCCGAAGCAAGAATCGCTGCGCTCCGTTATCTCGCAACCGGCGACGGCGCGCAGACACAGCGCGTGCGGCGCGCTACCGCAACTGCCCGCACCCACATGCGTGGCGCGCTGACCATCGAGGTCAATCCCCGTTACCGTGGCGAGCTCGAGCAGCTCTCCGTCGCTCTGGCAAACCTTACCGACTCGGCCCTGGGACTGAGTGGCCTGACGGCAGAGCTCATCGAGCATGACAGTGCCGTCACCGCCGCGGCGATCATCGGGGTGGAGGCCACCGCTGCCGCTGTGGCCGCGACATTCGCGTCCCGAGCCGAGCAGGCCGGAGCGCGCATGGGCGCGAAGGTGGAGACGACGGGCGAGGATGTCCTCAAAATTTCTGCTGCGATCGCCGCACTTCTTCTGATGATCTCCTACCTGATCGGAGAAATGGTGGCACGACCGACGAAGCGCATCACCGGTCTTCTGCAGCGGATCGCTGAGGGCGATACGCGGTTCACGCTCGCCACGACGGTGCGGCGGGACGAGTTCGGCCGCATGGAGAAGGCCCTCGCGACGCTGCGCGAGACGGCGGAGAAGGCCTTCGCACAAGGGCAGATGCTCGACCAGCTTCCGGTCGCCGTCATGGTCGCTAACCCTCGCGACGACTTCCGCATCAGCTACATGAACGCTGAATCGCGGCGCGTTCTTGGCACGGTTGAGCATCTGCTTCCGGAGAAAGCTGATGCTCTCCTTGGCAAGAGCATCGACATCATGCACCGCCACCCGGAACGCGTGCGCACGATCCTGTCGAACCCCGCAAATCTGCCGCATCGCGCCCGCATTCGCCTCGGCCCGGAGACGATGGATCTCCGCATCAGCGCGATGACCGACCGCGGCGGGGACTATGTCGGCGCCATGCTCGTCTGGAACCTCGTCACGCAGCAGGTCAAGCTTGCCGAGGATTTCGAGGCGAGCGTCGGCCAGGTCGCCCGCCGAATGGGCGACAGCGCGGCCAGTATGAAGTCCGTCTCCGAGGCGATGAGCGAGGTCGCTTCCGAAACGGGCAAGCGTGCCGTCGCCGTCGCTGCCGCAACCGATCAGGCGGCAGCAAGTGTCCAAGCCGTAGCGGCCTCGGCCGAGGAACTTGCCGCCTCCGTGCAGGAGATCGGACGTCAGGTCGCGGAAAGCGCACGCATCGCCGCCGAAGCAGCTCGCGAGGCGGAGGCGACCGACGCGACCGTCGGCAGCCTCAGCGAGGCGGCAAGTCGGATCGGCGACGTGGTGCGCCTGATCGGCGATATCGCCGGGCAGACGAATCTGCTCGCGCTCAACGCCACAATCGAGGCGGCG from Elioraea tepida harbors:
- a CDS encoding ABC transporter permease; the protein is MSTRAGLLDASPPGWLALPSAWTVAALITAAAVAAPIMAVLVGAAAPAGPVWRHLAETVLAELVANSVLLAAGTALISTAIGASTAWLVTMHAFPGRRLFEVALLLPLAMPAYLIGYVYTDLLDVTGPVQGWIRESFGLRFGEYWFPQIRSIEGAVVMFGLVLYPYVYLLCRAAFLEQSICLAEVARTLGCSKRGMIWRVALPLARPAIAAGAGLAVMEALADFGTVGHFAVRTFTTGIYQAWFHMADRTAAQQLAACLMGIVALLLLSERLVRGPRRFFNTSSKHQALVPQPLGGASALLAIVACTLPVLLGFVIPAARLAFLGWSAGDDGALVLPFARNSFLLAGLAALCAVTVAVVIAYGARLFPSPLIRGATTVASLGYAIPGSVIAVGVLVPFGLFDNALDGWMRARFGVSTGLLLSGTIAALVFAYVVRFLAVALSSVEAGLERIRPSIEDAARVLGRSPAGSLATVHLPLLRGSLLSAALLVFVDTMKELPATLIVRPFDFDTLAVRVYNLASDEKLAQASTAALLIVAAGLIPVAVLARAMRRSGH
- the zigA gene encoding zinc metallochaperone GTPase ZigA; translated protein: MEGTRLPVTVLSGFLGAGKTTLLNHVLRNREGRRVAVIVNDMAEVNIDAELIGNTGALSRTEEKLVELSNGCICCTLREDLMIEVRKLASEGRFDSILIESTGISEPMPVAATFAFRDAEGRSLADVARLDTMVTVVDAAAFLRDFGSTASLADRGQVAGQDDRRMLVDLLVEQVEFADVIVVNKVDLVSEAERERLVALLRTFNPGAEIVSAVHGAVPLGLVLETGRFDFARAQRAAGWSQALAGHHLPESEEFGIRSFVYRARRPFHPARFKAFIEGPLPGVIRAKGFFWLATRMPWAGTWQLAGAIGRHEAAGFWWAAVEPDRWPDDPDWRAGIKTLWDKRYGDRRQELVFIGIDMDEVAIRDALDACLIDEALFARGPRAWASLPDPFPVWRQN
- a CDS encoding methyl-accepting chemotaxis protein produces the protein MKLVINLPLRLKLGLLAVIPLLFLAVLVWSVLDKVAGIETARGDETRALAAERRVRDIAVAAASLQALNRALFSAQTASQIDEIRGAVVRVRDTALAELDQIAEGREQPTAATIAAYQESLQRLSEAVLRAAELRTQLIAKRDEAFFPSAQTFELRYEAAYAGLELEGLEPRTQEELRGRLAAVGTGAAEARIAALRYLATGDGAQTQRVRRATATARTHMRGALTIEVNPRYRGELEQLSVALANLTDSALGLSGLTAELIEHDSAVTAAAIIGVEATAAAVAATFASRAEQAGARMGAKVETTGEDVLKISAAIAALLLMISYLIGEMVARPTKRITGLLQRIAEGDTRFTLATTVRRDEFGRMEKALATLRETAEKAFAQGQMLDQLPVAVMVANPRDDFRISYMNAESRRVLGTVEHLLPEKADALLGKSIDIMHRHPERVRTILSNPANLPHRARIRLGPETMDLRISAMTDRGGDYVGAMLVWNLVTQQVKLAEDFEASVGQVARRMGDSAASMKSVSEAMSEVASETGKRAVAVAAATDQAAASVQAVAASAEELAASVQEIGRQVAESARIAAEAAREAEATDATVGSLSEAASRIGDVVRLIGDIAGQTNLLALNATIEAARAGEAGKGFAVVASEVKALAAQTAKATEEISAQIAAMQAATSRSVEAIRAIAGTIARMNEISAGIAAAVEEQGAATAEIARAVQQAASGTSEVSGSIGAVSSAVEQTGEQAAHVLSAANALTAEADRLSHEVERFLAEIQGR
- a CDS encoding flavin reductase family protein, translated to MLFDCAALSPESTYKLLVSTVVPRPIAWVTTLDAEGVPNAAPYSFFNAVCGSPPVVCIGIGPKKPGLKDTGENIRRSGEFVVNLVPEKAARAMNVTAIDFPPGVNELVEAGLTPLPSTHVAPPRIAESPVALECRLLQLVDLAAGRAVVLGEVLAFQIDDACVLDASRCYIDTPRLGLIGRMHGAGGYVRTTDRLEMPRISLADWQARGAAG